A stretch of the Streptosporangium sp. NBC_01755 genome encodes the following:
- a CDS encoding PhoX family protein, whose amino-acid sequence MANMSPRRPLPLLMSPHKGGRSALTCRFRCGDQCAHDVMNTSDNTYFGDVVAEAMTRRGMLRAGALGAIVAGVGIGTALPAVAAPEPEAKTFGSGGGHGHGNGQQGGLRFAAVAPNTDDRVTVPAGYLSAVVVRWGDPVLPGAPAFDFERQTAAAQARQFGYNCDYVTLFPLGQRRGLLWVNHEYTDENLMFRGYTDGTSATEEQIRIAMAAHGGSVVEVERVGASGQWKLVTRGPRRYNRRITVHTRMRFTGPAAGSDLLKTAADPRGTTPVGMLNNCAGGTTPWGTVLSGEENFNQYFVNGNGVPEAQKPYLTRYGVSATTGIPNGNRRFDRVEDRFDLAKHPNEINRTGWIVEIDPFDPDSTPIKRTALGRMAHEGATTSLAADGRVVAYMGDDSRFEYVYKFVSRKRYIPGFDRNNRDLLDDGTLYVARFTGNSPATEIDGTGKLPADGRFDGSGEWIPLVTGDVSHVPGMTAAEVLVYTRVAADKVGATKMDRPEDVERNPVTGGVYVALTNNTNRTPAQVDETNPRPANKHGHVLEIVERRDDAGATTFAWSLPLVCGDPNDPATYFAGFDKTMVSPISCPDNVAFDADGNLWISTDGNQLGAHDGLFVMPVRGPERGYLKQFLSMPVGAETCGPLVSADQRSVFVAVQHPGETNGATPEAPSSHWPDGGTSQPRPSVVVAWHARGGKIGS is encoded by the coding sequence GTGGCGAACATGTCGCCGCGCCGCCCGCTGCCCCTGCTCATGAGCCCTCACAAGGGGGGCCGCAGCGCGCTCACCTGCCGGTTTCGTTGCGGTGACCAGTGCGCCCACGATGTGATGAACACCAGTGACAACACCTACTTCGGCGACGTGGTCGCCGAGGCGATGACCCGGCGCGGGATGCTGCGCGCGGGTGCCCTGGGCGCCATCGTCGCCGGGGTGGGGATCGGTACGGCGCTCCCGGCCGTCGCCGCCCCGGAGCCGGAGGCGAAGACCTTCGGATCCGGCGGGGGCCACGGCCATGGGAACGGTCAGCAGGGTGGCCTGCGCTTCGCCGCCGTCGCGCCGAACACCGACGACAGGGTGACGGTCCCCGCGGGCTACCTGTCGGCGGTCGTGGTGCGCTGGGGTGACCCGGTGCTGCCGGGCGCCCCGGCGTTCGACTTCGAGAGGCAGACGGCCGCCGCGCAGGCCAGGCAGTTCGGCTACAACTGCGACTACGTGACGCTCTTCCCGCTGGGACAGCGGCGCGGCCTGCTCTGGGTCAACCACGAGTACACCGACGAGAACCTGATGTTCCGCGGTTACACGGACGGCACCTCCGCGACGGAGGAGCAGATCAGGATCGCGATGGCCGCGCACGGCGGCTCGGTGGTCGAGGTCGAGCGGGTGGGCGCGTCCGGCCAGTGGAAGCTGGTCACCCGGGGCCCCCGCCGCTACAACCGTCGCATCACGGTGCACACCCGTATGAGGTTCACCGGCCCGGCGGCCGGCAGCGACCTGCTGAAGACCGCGGCCGACCCGAGGGGCACCACGCCGGTCGGCATGCTGAACAACTGCGCGGGCGGCACCACGCCGTGGGGCACGGTGCTCAGTGGCGAGGAGAACTTCAACCAGTACTTCGTCAACGGCAACGGTGTGCCCGAGGCGCAGAAGCCCTACCTCACCCGGTACGGGGTGAGCGCCACGACGGGCATCCCGAATGGAAACCGCAGGTTCGACCGGGTCGAGGACCGTTTCGACCTGGCGAAACACCCGAACGAGATCAACCGTACCGGGTGGATCGTGGAGATCGACCCGTTCGATCCGGACTCCACCCCGATCAAGCGCACCGCCCTGGGCAGGATGGCCCACGAGGGCGCCACCACCTCCCTGGCCGCCGACGGCCGGGTGGTGGCCTACATGGGGGACGACTCCCGGTTCGAGTACGTCTACAAGTTCGTCTCCAGGAAGCGCTACATTCCCGGCTTCGACCGGAACAACCGGGACCTGCTGGACGACGGCACGCTGTACGTGGCCAGATTCACCGGGAACAGCCCCGCCACGGAGATCGACGGCACCGGCAAGCTCCCGGCCGACGGGCGGTTCGACGGCTCGGGCGAGTGGATCCCGCTGGTCACCGGTGACGTCTCGCACGTACCGGGGATGACGGCCGCGGAGGTGCTCGTCTACACGCGGGTGGCGGCCGACAAGGTGGGGGCGACCAAGATGGACCGCCCCGAGGACGTGGAGCGCAACCCCGTCACCGGTGGCGTCTACGTGGCGCTGACCAACAACACCAACCGGACTCCTGCCCAGGTGGACGAGACCAACCCGCGCCCGGCCAACAAGCACGGTCACGTCCTGGAGATCGTCGAGCGGCGCGACGACGCCGGGGCCACCACCTTCGCCTGGTCCCTGCCGCTGGTCTGCGGTGACCCGAACGACCCCGCGACCTACTTCGCCGGGTTCGACAAGACCATGGTCTCGCCGATCTCCTGCCCGGACAACGTCGCCTTCGACGCCGACGGCAATCTCTGGATCTCCACGGACGGCAACCAGCTCGGTGCCCACGACGGCCTGTTCGTCATGCCGGTCCGCGGTCCCGAACGCGGCTACCTGAAGCAGTTCCTGAGCATGCCGGTCGGCGCGGAGACCTGCGGCCCGCTGGTCAGCGCGGACCAGCGCAGCGTATTCGTGGCCGTGCAGCACCCCGGCGAGACCAACGGTGCCACCCCCGAGGCTCCCAGCAGCCACTGGCCGGACGGCGGCACCTCCCAGCCCCGCCCGTCCGTGGTGGTCGCCTGGCACGCGAGGGGCGGCAAGATCGGCTCCTGA